The following are encoded together in the Patagioenas fasciata isolate bPatFas1 chromosome 7, bPatFas1.hap1, whole genome shotgun sequence genome:
- the MAP3K19 gene encoding mitogen-activated protein kinase kinase kinase 19 isoform X2 — protein sequence MSDNKQNRRRRKEGCGSVVALQNADKIIKEVHQSYKALGKNSQIAPTSRPWPGQQVTYFPSENQLALHLRHHTSLPFFLKKENIEHGFDFSFLLQASCPESNISKSFMDLDAFQILKAQVQQRLNIAMLKTRNKESEFHLPPVAFQPVRTIHLVPLEDSSVKESTNIRNILDIMNSVPRPLKPVTKCYQYQLDSLLKRHTEKPSELIVATVSEKFTPVKDLYYFSMSNYYKYPSNKKEIQNSLKWREADIATNAEKNDQTKYQFSVAFKHVELMTQASFCDDSHPCLSSSNALIDCGIFTAPTTFTMPSNRDALRAGDEGRRAGSCCRTGLEEENATDIILDYRPHENTTSVNLVLDNQDLDSSCKNKVIESYHALEDNPVAVVIPRAEVQDPSGKQTENSVCLSEVEMEKEAMSETPSKDESDLVPVVQVTFSEQEPTREPHIAKQPATKKSLLRSLPPHVTQSFNVLARKENDKSKIKMNRNKYSSKTKMSSKINASEGLVVSNEISTKCNAKHHIFPSLELSHMESGTSLKHQKNSSQADKDHFAQSAQKLRKQSFSCSCKNSVMLKKPVTPLSLPCAQSASDFVDLKYSDMFKKINSNDKGPGIYEMFGTPVYSHKRELDQHENEFYRDVCSAPSRRCTASTRRSTCSKGRESSRVRNSPKRTYSKPKKTIPGTKKKQKGLIAKDRSTELSDSNTEQNNVINSDSDFQINTSRSVTLFHEDADHQLMFLEEPAQSMKQKNYFSNSNLTTIKEVSLEQSLDSQDIFSHQRAATCSQNLLQLSDKNYSECVALSTSLLTTEQNLCVPQCRVDVDGCKGLEPEQASFRAISKHEAFPFSDGLECQSPAKNLNHSWAYTPQNSGLANALTQPSEIQTKNATSPSFQTSQNVLSWADNKDVTDELLCCLAEELLMLEEKDTNSSRTKNAGSKMQNTHTKEEENMMNGDGAIVYSALDKSYSKAFLASNEESNLLNFEDSTKLPGSSLTNKDPITWTRGEVLGKGAYGTVYCGLTSQGQLIAVKEIVLDTSDQLTTEKEYQKFHEEVDLLKTLKHINIVAYLGTCLEDNILSIFMEFVPGGSISSVINRFGPLPEIVLCRYTKQILQGVAYLHDNCVVHRDIKGNNVMLMPNGIVKLIDFGCARRLARVSLSGTQSEMLKSVHGTPYWMAPEVINESGYGRKSDIWSVGCTVFEMATGKPPLASMDRIAAMFYIGAHRGLMPSLPDRFSSAAVDFVHACLTRDQHERPSALQLLDHPFLKGRQ from the exons ATGTCTGACAACAAACAAaataggaggagaagaaaagaag GTTGTGGAAGTGTCGTTGCTCTCCAGAATGCAGATAAGATAATTAAAGAAGTGCATCAGTCATACAAAGCTCTGGGAAAAAACAG cCAGATAGCACCAACATCCAGACCATGGCCAGGTCAACAGGTGACATATTTTCCAAGTGAAAATCAGCTAGCATTACACCTGAGGCATCACACTTCCTTACCTTTCTTCCTGAAGAAAGAGAACATAGAGCATGGCTTTGACTTCAGCTTTCTCCTACAAGCCTCATGCCCAGAATCTAACATTTCAAAGTCGTTTATGGATTTAGATGCTTTTCAGATATTAAAAGCACAAGTACAACAAA gGTTAAATATAGCAATGCTAAAAACCAGGAACAAGGAATCTGAG TTTCATTTGCCACCAGTGGCATTTCAACCTGTAAGAACAATTCATCTTGTACCTCTAGAAGATAGTAGTGTCAAGGAAAGCACCAACATCAGAAATATTTTGGATATTATGAACTCTGTTCCTCGGCCTCTAAAACCAGTTACTAAATGTTATCAGTATCAGTTAGATAGTCTATTAAAAAGACACACTGAGAAGCCATCAGAGCTGATTGTGGCTACTGTTTCTGAGAAGTTCACTCCAGTGAAAGACCTGTACTACTTCAGCATGAGTAACTATTACAAGTACCCTAGTAACAAGAAAGAAATTCAGAACAGTTTAAAGTGGAGGGAAGCTGATATAGctacaaatgctgaaaaaaatgatCAGACGAAGTATCAGTTTTCAGTGGCATTTAAGCACGTAGAACTTATGACCCAAGCCAGTTTCTGTGATGACAGTCATCCTTGCTTGAGCTCAAGTAATGCGCTGATAGACTGTGGAATATTTACAGCTCCGACAACATTTACAATGCCAAGCAACAGAGATGCCTTGAGAGCTGGTGATGAGGGAAGAAGAGCAGGTAGTTGCTGTAGAACTGGGCTAGAGGAAGAAAATGCTACAGACATAATACTGGATTATAGACCACATGAAAATACTACGAGTGTGAACCTTGTGCTTGACAATCAAGATTTAGATTCTTCCTGCAAAAATAAAGTGATAGAGTCCTATCATGCCTTAGAAGATAATCCTGTAGCTGTGGTAATTCCCAGAGCAGAAGTGCAAGATCCTTctggaaaacagacagaaaatagCGTTTGTCTCTCGGAAgttgaaatggaaaaagaagcaaTGTCAGAAACACCTTCAAAAGATGAAAGTGACCTTGTACCTGTTGTCCAAGTTACATTCTCTGAACAAGAACCCACTAGGGAACCACATATTGCCAAACAGCCTGCCACAAAAAAGAGTCTCCTTCGTAGCCTTCCTCCTCATGTTACTCAGAGCTTCAACGTTCTTGCTCGCAAAGAAAatgataaaagtaaaataaagatgAATAGAAATAAATATTCATCAAAAACTAAAATGAGTAGCAAGATAAATGCATCTGAAGGCTTAGTTGTTTCTAATGAGATTTCCACAAAATGTAATGCCAAGCATCATATTTTTCCATCTCTGGAATTGTCACACATGGAATCTGGGACTTCCCTGAAGCATCAAAAGAACTCCTCTCAAGCAGACAAAGACCATTTTGCTCAGAGTGCTCAGAAACTTAGAAAGCAAAGTTTTTCCTGCAGTTGCAAAAATTCAGTTATGTTAAAGAAACCTGTTACTCCGCTTTCTCTGCCATGTGCACAGTCTGCTTCAGATTTTGTAGATCTGAAATATAGTGACATGttcaagaaaataaattcaaatgacaAAGGCCCAGGTATTTACGAAATGTTTGGGACTCCCGTCTATTCCCACAAGCGAGAGCTTGATCAACATGAGAATGAATTTTATAGAGATGTCTGTTCTGCTCCATCTAGGAGATGCACCGCTAGCACTCGCAGATCTACCTGCAGTAAAGGGAGAGAGAGCAGCCGAGTAAGAAATAGTCCAAAGAGAACATACTCTAAGCCAAAAAAGACCATACCTGGCactaaaaaaaagcagaaaggtttAATTGCCAAGGACAGAAGTACCGAGTTGAGTGACAGCAACACAGAGCAAAATAATGTAATAAATTCTGATTCAGATTTTCAAATAAACACTTCAAGGAGTGTGACACTGTTTCATGAAGACGCAGATCATCAGCTGATGTTTTTAGAAGAGCCTGCACAATCAATGAAGCAaaagaattatttttcaaattcaaACTTAACAACTATTAAAGAAGTTTCTTTGGAGCAGTCTTTAGACAGTCAGGATATATTCAGCCATCAGAGAGCTGCTACCTGCAGCCAGAATCTTCTTCAGCTCAGTGATAAAAACTACAGTGAATGTGTTGCTCTAAGCACCAGTCTGCTAACAACAGAGCAGAACCTTTGTGTGCCTCAGTGCAGGGTGGATGTGGATGGCTGCAAAGGCCTGGAACCAGAGCAGGCGTCCTTCAGGGCTATAAGTAAACATGAAGCATTTCCCTTTTCAGATGGACTGGAGTGCCAGTCTCCTGCAAAAAACTTAAATCACAGTTGGGCATACACACCTCAAAACAGTGGTCTGGCAAATGCATTGACTCAGCCCTCAGAGATTCAGACAAAAAATGCTACAAGCCCCAGTTTCCAGACAAGTCAAAATGTTTTGTCCTGGGCAGATAATAAGGATGTGACTGATGAATTGCTTTGTTGTCTGGCTGAAGAATTGCTGATGCTTGAAGAAAAAGACACCAACTCTTCAAGAACAAAAAATGCAGGTTCTAAAATGCAAAATACACAtactaaagaagaagaaaatatgatGAATGGAGATGGAGCAATAGTATATAGTGCTCTAGACAAG AGTTACAGTAAAGCCTTTTTGGCATCAAATGAAGAAAGTAACCTCCTAAACTTTGAGGACTCTACTAAGTTACCAGGAAGCAGTTTAACTAACAAAGATCCCATCACGTGGACAAGAGGTGAAGTCCTTGGAAAGGGAGCCTACGGCACA GTATACTGCGGTCTGACAAGCCAGGGACAGTTGATAGCTGTAAAAGAGATTGTTTTGGATACATCAGATCAACTCACTACAGAAAAAGAGTATCAGAAGTTTCATGAGGAAGTCGATCTTTTGAAGACATTGAAGCACATCAATATTGTAGCTTATTTAGGAACTTGTCTGGAAGACAACATTTTGAGCATTTTCATGGAGTTTGTTCCTGGTGGCTCAATTTCTAGTGTTATTAATCGCTTTGGTCCATTACCAGAAATTGTCCTTTGTAGATATACAAAACAGATTCTACAAGGGGTGGCCTATTTACATGACAATTGTGTGGTACACAGAGATATCAAAGGCAATAATGTGATGCTCATGCCAAATGGTATAGTAAAGCTGATTGACTTTGGCTGTGCCAGGCGTTTAGCTCGGGTAAGCCTCAGTGGCACACAGAGCGAGATGCTCAAGTCTGTGCATGGGACTCCATACTGGATGGCACCAGAAGTTATAAACGAATCTGGATACGGAAGAAAATCAGACATCTGGAGTGTTGGCTGCACCGTTTTTGAGATGGCAACAGGAAAACCGCCGTTGGCTTCCATGGATAGGATAGCAGCCATGTTCTACATCGGGGCCCACAGAGGACTGATGCCTTCCCTACCTGACCGGTTTTCCAGTGCTGCAGTGGATTTTGTGCATGCGTGCTTAACCAG AGATCAGCATGAACGCCCttctgctctgcagttgctggacCATCCCTTTCTGAAAGGAAGGCAGTGA
- the MAP3K19 gene encoding mitogen-activated protein kinase kinase kinase 19 isoform X1, whose protein sequence is MSDNKQNRRRRKEGCGSVVALQNADKIIKEVHQSYKALGKNSQIAPTSRPWPGQQVTYFPSENQLALHLRHHTSLPFFLKKENIEHGFDFSFLLQASCPESNISKSFMDLDAFQILKAQVQQRLNIAMLKTRNKESEFHLPPVAFQPVRTIHLVPLEDSSVKESTNIRNILDIMNSVPRPLKPVTKCYQYQLDSLLKRHTEKPSELIVATVSEKFTPVKDLYYFSMSNYYKYPSNKKEIQNSLKWREADIATNAEKNDQTKYQFSVAFKHVELMTQASFCDDSHPCLSSSNALIDCGIFTAPTTFTMPSNRDALRAGDEGRRAGSCCRTGLEEENATDIILDYRPHENTTSVNLVLDNQDLDSSCKNKVIESYHALEDNPVAVVIPRAEVQDPSGKQTENSVCLSEVEMEKEAMSETPSKDESDLVPVVQVTFSEQEPTREPHIAKQPATKKSLLRSLPPHVTQSFNVLARKENDKSKIKMNRNKYSSKTKMSSKINASEGLVVSNEISTKCNAKHHIFPSLELSHMESGTSLKHQKNSSQADKDHFAQSAQKLRKQSFSCSCKNSVMLKKPVTPLSLPCAQSASDFVDLKYSDMFKKINSNDKGPGIYEMFGTPVYSHKRELDQHENEFYRDVCSAPSRRCTASTRRSTCSKGRESSRVRNSPKRTYSKPKKTIPGTKKKQKGLIAKDRSTELSDSNTEQNNVINSDSDFQINTSRSVTLFHEDADHQLMFLEEPAQSMKQKNYFSNSNLTTIKEVSLEQSLDSQDIFSHQRAATCSQNLLQLSDKNYSECVALSTSLLTTEQNLCVPQCRVDVDGCKGLEPEQASFRAISKHEAFPFSDGLECQSPAKNLNHSWAYTPQNSGLANALTQPSEIQTKNATSPSFQTSQNVLSWADNKDVTDELLCCLAEELLMLEEKDTNSSRTKNAGSKMQNTHTKEEENMMNGDGAIVYSALDKQSYSKAFLASNEESNLLNFEDSTKLPGSSLTNKDPITWTRGEVLGKGAYGTVYCGLTSQGQLIAVKEIVLDTSDQLTTEKEYQKFHEEVDLLKTLKHINIVAYLGTCLEDNILSIFMEFVPGGSISSVINRFGPLPEIVLCRYTKQILQGVAYLHDNCVVHRDIKGNNVMLMPNGIVKLIDFGCARRLARVSLSGTQSEMLKSVHGTPYWMAPEVINESGYGRKSDIWSVGCTVFEMATGKPPLASMDRIAAMFYIGAHRGLMPSLPDRFSSAAVDFVHACLTRDQHERPSALQLLDHPFLKGRQ, encoded by the exons ATGTCTGACAACAAACAAaataggaggagaagaaaagaag GTTGTGGAAGTGTCGTTGCTCTCCAGAATGCAGATAAGATAATTAAAGAAGTGCATCAGTCATACAAAGCTCTGGGAAAAAACAG cCAGATAGCACCAACATCCAGACCATGGCCAGGTCAACAGGTGACATATTTTCCAAGTGAAAATCAGCTAGCATTACACCTGAGGCATCACACTTCCTTACCTTTCTTCCTGAAGAAAGAGAACATAGAGCATGGCTTTGACTTCAGCTTTCTCCTACAAGCCTCATGCCCAGAATCTAACATTTCAAAGTCGTTTATGGATTTAGATGCTTTTCAGATATTAAAAGCACAAGTACAACAAA gGTTAAATATAGCAATGCTAAAAACCAGGAACAAGGAATCTGAG TTTCATTTGCCACCAGTGGCATTTCAACCTGTAAGAACAATTCATCTTGTACCTCTAGAAGATAGTAGTGTCAAGGAAAGCACCAACATCAGAAATATTTTGGATATTATGAACTCTGTTCCTCGGCCTCTAAAACCAGTTACTAAATGTTATCAGTATCAGTTAGATAGTCTATTAAAAAGACACACTGAGAAGCCATCAGAGCTGATTGTGGCTACTGTTTCTGAGAAGTTCACTCCAGTGAAAGACCTGTACTACTTCAGCATGAGTAACTATTACAAGTACCCTAGTAACAAGAAAGAAATTCAGAACAGTTTAAAGTGGAGGGAAGCTGATATAGctacaaatgctgaaaaaaatgatCAGACGAAGTATCAGTTTTCAGTGGCATTTAAGCACGTAGAACTTATGACCCAAGCCAGTTTCTGTGATGACAGTCATCCTTGCTTGAGCTCAAGTAATGCGCTGATAGACTGTGGAATATTTACAGCTCCGACAACATTTACAATGCCAAGCAACAGAGATGCCTTGAGAGCTGGTGATGAGGGAAGAAGAGCAGGTAGTTGCTGTAGAACTGGGCTAGAGGAAGAAAATGCTACAGACATAATACTGGATTATAGACCACATGAAAATACTACGAGTGTGAACCTTGTGCTTGACAATCAAGATTTAGATTCTTCCTGCAAAAATAAAGTGATAGAGTCCTATCATGCCTTAGAAGATAATCCTGTAGCTGTGGTAATTCCCAGAGCAGAAGTGCAAGATCCTTctggaaaacagacagaaaatagCGTTTGTCTCTCGGAAgttgaaatggaaaaagaagcaaTGTCAGAAACACCTTCAAAAGATGAAAGTGACCTTGTACCTGTTGTCCAAGTTACATTCTCTGAACAAGAACCCACTAGGGAACCACATATTGCCAAACAGCCTGCCACAAAAAAGAGTCTCCTTCGTAGCCTTCCTCCTCATGTTACTCAGAGCTTCAACGTTCTTGCTCGCAAAGAAAatgataaaagtaaaataaagatgAATAGAAATAAATATTCATCAAAAACTAAAATGAGTAGCAAGATAAATGCATCTGAAGGCTTAGTTGTTTCTAATGAGATTTCCACAAAATGTAATGCCAAGCATCATATTTTTCCATCTCTGGAATTGTCACACATGGAATCTGGGACTTCCCTGAAGCATCAAAAGAACTCCTCTCAAGCAGACAAAGACCATTTTGCTCAGAGTGCTCAGAAACTTAGAAAGCAAAGTTTTTCCTGCAGTTGCAAAAATTCAGTTATGTTAAAGAAACCTGTTACTCCGCTTTCTCTGCCATGTGCACAGTCTGCTTCAGATTTTGTAGATCTGAAATATAGTGACATGttcaagaaaataaattcaaatgacaAAGGCCCAGGTATTTACGAAATGTTTGGGACTCCCGTCTATTCCCACAAGCGAGAGCTTGATCAACATGAGAATGAATTTTATAGAGATGTCTGTTCTGCTCCATCTAGGAGATGCACCGCTAGCACTCGCAGATCTACCTGCAGTAAAGGGAGAGAGAGCAGCCGAGTAAGAAATAGTCCAAAGAGAACATACTCTAAGCCAAAAAAGACCATACCTGGCactaaaaaaaagcagaaaggtttAATTGCCAAGGACAGAAGTACCGAGTTGAGTGACAGCAACACAGAGCAAAATAATGTAATAAATTCTGATTCAGATTTTCAAATAAACACTTCAAGGAGTGTGACACTGTTTCATGAAGACGCAGATCATCAGCTGATGTTTTTAGAAGAGCCTGCACAATCAATGAAGCAaaagaattatttttcaaattcaaACTTAACAACTATTAAAGAAGTTTCTTTGGAGCAGTCTTTAGACAGTCAGGATATATTCAGCCATCAGAGAGCTGCTACCTGCAGCCAGAATCTTCTTCAGCTCAGTGATAAAAACTACAGTGAATGTGTTGCTCTAAGCACCAGTCTGCTAACAACAGAGCAGAACCTTTGTGTGCCTCAGTGCAGGGTGGATGTGGATGGCTGCAAAGGCCTGGAACCAGAGCAGGCGTCCTTCAGGGCTATAAGTAAACATGAAGCATTTCCCTTTTCAGATGGACTGGAGTGCCAGTCTCCTGCAAAAAACTTAAATCACAGTTGGGCATACACACCTCAAAACAGTGGTCTGGCAAATGCATTGACTCAGCCCTCAGAGATTCAGACAAAAAATGCTACAAGCCCCAGTTTCCAGACAAGTCAAAATGTTTTGTCCTGGGCAGATAATAAGGATGTGACTGATGAATTGCTTTGTTGTCTGGCTGAAGAATTGCTGATGCTTGAAGAAAAAGACACCAACTCTTCAAGAACAAAAAATGCAGGTTCTAAAATGCAAAATACACAtactaaagaagaagaaaatatgatGAATGGAGATGGAGCAATAGTATATAGTGCTCTAGACAAG CAGAGTTACAGTAAAGCCTTTTTGGCATCAAATGAAGAAAGTAACCTCCTAAACTTTGAGGACTCTACTAAGTTACCAGGAAGCAGTTTAACTAACAAAGATCCCATCACGTGGACAAGAGGTGAAGTCCTTGGAAAGGGAGCCTACGGCACA GTATACTGCGGTCTGACAAGCCAGGGACAGTTGATAGCTGTAAAAGAGATTGTTTTGGATACATCAGATCAACTCACTACAGAAAAAGAGTATCAGAAGTTTCATGAGGAAGTCGATCTTTTGAAGACATTGAAGCACATCAATATTGTAGCTTATTTAGGAACTTGTCTGGAAGACAACATTTTGAGCATTTTCATGGAGTTTGTTCCTGGTGGCTCAATTTCTAGTGTTATTAATCGCTTTGGTCCATTACCAGAAATTGTCCTTTGTAGATATACAAAACAGATTCTACAAGGGGTGGCCTATTTACATGACAATTGTGTGGTACACAGAGATATCAAAGGCAATAATGTGATGCTCATGCCAAATGGTATAGTAAAGCTGATTGACTTTGGCTGTGCCAGGCGTTTAGCTCGGGTAAGCCTCAGTGGCACACAGAGCGAGATGCTCAAGTCTGTGCATGGGACTCCATACTGGATGGCACCAGAAGTTATAAACGAATCTGGATACGGAAGAAAATCAGACATCTGGAGTGTTGGCTGCACCGTTTTTGAGATGGCAACAGGAAAACCGCCGTTGGCTTCCATGGATAGGATAGCAGCCATGTTCTACATCGGGGCCCACAGAGGACTGATGCCTTCCCTACCTGACCGGTTTTCCAGTGCTGCAGTGGATTTTGTGCATGCGTGCTTAACCAG AGATCAGCATGAACGCCCttctgctctgcagttgctggacCATCCCTTTCTGAAAGGAAGGCAGTGA